Proteins from one Deltaproteobacteria bacterium genomic window:
- a CDS encoding NAD-dependent epimerase/dehydratase family protein, producing the protein MTTPPSTRVLGVGHVGRRLLETLGADGLPARGTVRDPGRADLLRDAGLYCVPLDLDEHAGAASLGALLEEGEHLVVTLPPDGSGLRARALAQAVELARPGRVILLSSTGVYAEVGGGEVDEESPLADTPAALRRREMEATLAGACERAGAPFFALRLPAIYGHGRGLHRSLEAGRIRLWGGGEQLLNRIHVDDIVGAILAVMEAPADAAGVYNLSDDHPCTLREIVTWLCERLELPLPPEAPLEEAPLTLQGSKLVRSARLRERTGWAPRYPSYREGMAAAP; encoded by the coding sequence ATGACGACCCCCCCCTCCACCCGGGTCCTGGGCGTGGGCCACGTCGGCCGGCGCCTGCTCGAGACCCTCGGCGCCGATGGTCTGCCCGCACGCGGCACGGTGCGCGATCCGGGGCGGGCCGATCTCCTGCGGGACGCCGGCCTCTACTGCGTCCCCCTGGACCTCGACGAGCACGCCGGGGCCGCCTCCCTCGGCGCCCTGCTCGAAGAGGGCGAGCACCTGGTGGTGACCCTCCCCCCGGACGGCTCCGGGCTGCGCGCCCGGGCCCTCGCCCAGGCCGTGGAGCTCGCCCGGCCCGGGAGGGTGATCCTGCTCTCCTCCACCGGGGTCTACGCCGAGGTCGGGGGCGGCGAGGTCGACGAGGAGAGCCCTCTGGCCGACACCCCGGCGGCCCTTCGCCGGCGGGAGATGGAGGCGACCCTCGCCGGCGCCTGCGAGCGCGCCGGCGCCCCCTTCTTCGCCCTGCGCCTCCCGGCGATCTACGGCCACGGCCGGGGCCTGCACCGGAGCCTGGAGGCCGGCCGGATCCGGCTCTGGGGAGGCGGCGAGCAGCTCCTCAACCGGATCCACGTCGACGACATCGTCGGCGCGATCCTCGCGGTGATGGAGGCGCCGGCCGACGCCGCGGGCGTCTACAACCTCTCCGACGACCACCCCTGCACCCTGCGGGAGATCGTCACCTGGCTCTGCGAGCGGCTGGAGCTACCCCTGCCCCCGGAGGCCCCGCTGGAGGAGGCCCCCCTCACCCTGCAGGGCAGCAAGCTCGTCCGCAGCGCGCGCCTGCGCGAGCGCACCGGCTGGGCGCCCCGCTACCCCTCCTACCGGGAGGGGATGGCCGCGGCCCCCTGA
- the aroC gene encoding chorismate synthase, which translates to MNTFGRLFRVSTFGESHGAALGCVIDGCPAGLALDLSALQAELDRRRPGQGAGASPRQEGDRVELLSGVHEGLTLGTPIAALIRNEDARPRDYEALAGLYRPGHADYTYEAKYGHRDPRGGGRASARETAARVIAGAVARQWLASLLPLEVVAWVQAVGEVEATGVDPERVNQHEVDVSEVRCPDPLASTQMIDAIDAARAERDSLGGVVVCVARGLPPGLGEPVFDKLPARLAAAALSLPASRGFEIGEGFRAARMKGSEHNDPLAFEEGRVRSLPNRAGGVLGGISTGESLLFRVAFKPVATIGQPQSTIDREGVGATLEARGRHDACVLPRAVPIVEAMTCLVLADLVLEQRARAGGLGPLGGPGAS; encoded by the coding sequence GTGAACACCTTCGGGCGCCTCTTCCGGGTGAGCACCTTCGGGGAGTCCCACGGGGCGGCCCTCGGCTGCGTGATCGACGGCTGCCCGGCCGGGCTGGCCCTCGACCTCTCCGCCCTGCAGGCCGAGCTGGATCGCCGGCGGCCGGGGCAGGGCGCCGGGGCCTCGCCCCGCCAGGAGGGCGACCGGGTCGAGCTCCTCTCCGGGGTCCACGAGGGGCTCACCCTCGGCACGCCCATCGCCGCGCTGATCCGCAACGAGGACGCGCGGCCCAGGGACTACGAGGCCCTCGCCGGGCTCTACCGACCCGGCCACGCCGACTACACCTACGAGGCCAAGTACGGGCACCGCGACCCCCGCGGCGGCGGCCGGGCCAGCGCCCGGGAGACCGCGGCCCGGGTGATCGCCGGCGCGGTGGCCCGCCAGTGGCTCGCCAGCCTGCTGCCCCTGGAGGTCGTCGCCTGGGTGCAGGCCGTCGGCGAGGTGGAGGCCACCGGGGTCGATCCCGAGCGCGTGAACCAGCACGAGGTCGACGTCAGCGAGGTCCGCTGCCCCGATCCCCTGGCCAGCACCCAGATGATCGACGCCATCGACGCCGCGCGCGCCGAGCGGGACTCGCTGGGCGGGGTCGTGGTCTGCGTCGCCCGGGGGCTGCCCCCCGGCCTCGGCGAGCCGGTCTTCGACAAGCTCCCGGCCCGCCTGGCGGCGGCCGCCCTGAGCCTGCCGGCGAGCCGCGGCTTCGAGATCGGCGAGGGCTTCCGCGCGGCCCGGATGAAGGGCAGCGAGCACAACGATCCCCTGGCCTTCGAGGAGGGGAGGGTGCGCAGCCTCCCCAACCGGGCGGGCGGCGTCCTCGGCGGGATCAGCACCGGCGAGAGCCTCCTCTTCCGGGTGGCCTTCAAGCCGGTGGCGACCATCGGCCAGCCGCAGAGCACCATCGACCGCGAGGGGGTGGGCGCGACCCTCGAGGCCCGCGGCCGCCACGACGCCTGCGTCCTGCCCCGGGCGGTGCCCATCGTCGAGGCCATGACCTGCCTGGTGCTCGCCGACCTCGTCCTCGAGCAGCGCGCCCGCGCCGGCGGCCTCGGCCCGCTGGGCGGACCGGGCGCCAGCTGA
- a CDS encoding radical SAM protein — protein MRAGSSAPAGRGEGGLEFAWLELTHACNLRCEQCYTHSTPETPHRSLPTERWLELLDEIVAAGGSSVQFTGGEATAHPDWRRLVEHASRRGLAIELFTNGTRLSDDDLAFLARHGVALAISLHSARAPVHDAVTGVEGSFEATVETIRRVCAVGLHLRVATVLTEGNAGDAAAVESLVRRLGVLTPLSVDPVRPTGRGRTASRPGDVPSCTACRDSAWATLHAPGGNAAQATCWDGKLAIDPSGRVTPCIFSRSAVVGNVAETPLPRVLAEGPLAGLWALTVDDVEDCRGCDRKAQCFDCRALPLTELGDARAKNPRCDYLPPGEPGAPAPEAALHLAPGVESFDCGEERLLLRRGAGKVHLLNATAAEALEHFAAGEGVEATAAHFARAYGEPGGEAAFHEDLREVRSALTREGLLLEQAPPAPEAPPAPEAPPRRWPLGEPGERPLDAPPARPGLFLRESLGAGAVLSALPQLRGQVYLEASPEAWALLSPWLSAHLLPEAADGRGEILGWIQVHSRRPSPEALTRHYLLVDGEPAGDANASSALRSLVEAAWCGLTGAGREPLFHAAALSGPAGAVVIPGVSGAGKSLLCAHAVAAGAGYQSDELVALDPGGEVRGLSKPVTVKGEGERLLPPGLRLELTARDPADPDALRWLSLPAEGPAPLRALILPDRTQAGGLEALPAAEGAAALLQSCLELPSLDRPDLEALIARCEQVEVFRLGTADLPAAGAALASLVHTPKGD, from the coding sequence ATGAGGGCGGGATCCAGCGCGCCGGCAGGGCGCGGCGAGGGAGGGCTCGAGTTCGCCTGGCTCGAGCTCACCCACGCCTGCAACCTGCGCTGCGAGCAGTGCTACACCCACAGCACGCCGGAGACGCCGCACCGCAGCCTGCCCACCGAGCGCTGGCTCGAGCTCCTCGACGAGATCGTCGCCGCCGGCGGCAGCTCGGTGCAGTTCACCGGCGGCGAGGCCACCGCGCATCCCGACTGGCGGCGCCTCGTGGAGCACGCCAGCCGGCGCGGGCTCGCCATCGAGCTCTTCACCAACGGGACCCGGCTCTCCGACGACGACCTCGCCTTCCTCGCCCGCCACGGCGTCGCCCTGGCCATCTCGCTCCACTCCGCCCGCGCCCCGGTGCACGACGCCGTCACCGGGGTCGAGGGCAGCTTCGAGGCCACCGTGGAGACGATCCGCCGGGTCTGCGCCGTGGGCCTGCACCTGCGCGTCGCCACCGTCCTGACCGAGGGCAACGCCGGCGACGCCGCCGCGGTGGAGAGCCTGGTGCGGCGGCTGGGGGTGCTCACGCCCCTCTCGGTGGATCCCGTCCGTCCGACCGGGCGAGGGCGCACCGCCTCCCGGCCGGGGGACGTGCCCTCCTGCACCGCCTGCCGGGACTCGGCCTGGGCCACGCTCCACGCCCCCGGGGGCAACGCGGCGCAGGCGACCTGCTGGGACGGGAAGCTCGCCATCGACCCCTCGGGCCGGGTCACCCCCTGCATCTTCTCCCGCTCGGCGGTGGTGGGAAACGTGGCCGAGACGCCGCTGCCGCGGGTGCTGGCCGAGGGGCCCCTCGCCGGGCTCTGGGCGCTCACCGTCGACGACGTCGAGGACTGCCGCGGCTGCGATCGCAAGGCCCAGTGCTTCGACTGCCGCGCGCTGCCCCTCACCGAGCTCGGTGACGCGAGAGCGAAGAACCCCCGCTGCGACTACCTCCCGCCCGGCGAGCCCGGAGCGCCGGCCCCGGAGGCGGCGCTCCACCTCGCGCCCGGCGTCGAGTCCTTCGACTGCGGCGAGGAGCGGCTGCTCCTGCGGCGGGGCGCCGGCAAGGTCCACCTCCTCAACGCCACGGCGGCCGAGGCCCTCGAGCACTTCGCCGCGGGGGAGGGCGTGGAGGCCACCGCCGCCCACTTCGCCCGGGCCTACGGCGAGCCCGGCGGCGAGGCCGCCTTCCACGAGGATCTGCGCGAGGTCCGCTCGGCGCTGACGCGCGAGGGCCTGCTCCTGGAGCAGGCGCCGCCCGCCCCGGAGGCGCCGCCCGCCCCGGAGGCGCCGCCGCGGCGCTGGCCCCTCGGCGAGCCCGGGGAGCGCCCCCTGGACGCCCCGCCCGCGCGGCCCGGGCTCTTCCTGCGCGAGTCGCTCGGCGCGGGGGCCGTCCTCTCGGCCCTGCCGCAGCTGCGCGGCCAGGTCTACCTGGAGGCCAGCCCCGAGGCCTGGGCCCTCCTCTCGCCCTGGCTCTCCGCCCACCTCCTGCCCGAGGCGGCGGACGGGCGCGGGGAGATCCTGGGCTGGATCCAGGTCCACAGCCGCCGGCCCTCCCCCGAGGCGCTGACCCGCCACTACCTCCTCGTCGACGGCGAGCCGGCGGGCGACGCGAACGCCTCGAGCGCCCTGCGATCCCTGGTGGAGGCCGCGTGGTGCGGGCTGACCGGCGCCGGGCGCGAGCCCCTCTTCCACGCGGCCGCGCTGAGCGGCCCGGCCGGCGCGGTGGTGATCCCGGGCGTCAGCGGCGCGGGCAAGAGCCTGCTCTGCGCGCACGCGGTCGCGGCGGGCGCCGGGTACCAGAGCGACGAGCTGGTCGCGCTCGACCCCGGCGGCGAGGTGCGGGGCCTCTCCAAGCCGGTCACCGTGAAGGGGGAGGGGGAGCGCCTGCTGCCACCCGGGCTGCGGCTGGAGCTGACGGCGCGCGACCCCGCCGACCCCGACGCCCTGCGCTGGCTCTCGCTCCCGGCCGAGGGCCCGGCTCCCCTGCGGGCCCTGATCCTCCCGGACCGGACGCAGGCCGGGGGCCTCGAGGCCCTCCCGGCCGCCGAGGGTGCGGCCGCGCTCCTGCAGAGCTGCCTCGAGCTGCCCTCCCTCGATCGCCCGGACCTCGAGGCGCTGATCGCCCGCTGCGAGCAGGTCGAGGTCTTTCGCCTGGGCACCGCGGACCTGCCGGCCGCGGGCGCCGCCCTCGCCTCGCTGGTCCACACCCCGAAGGGAGACTAG
- a CDS encoding PilZ domain-containing protein, giving the protein MDATLPFEDALQTRTSRPSGWRGRPPRVGGALRVRVPTRRGERELEACNLSLTGVYLTGVKAAVGQVVPLTLTIPELDDELRLSGRVVRCDEEAPGVALTFSRIGWEDMLAIARFLAPRL; this is encoded by the coding sequence ATGGACGCGACCCTGCCCTTCGAAGATGCCCTCCAGACCCGCACCTCACGCCCCTCCGGCTGGAGGGGCCGCCCCCCGCGCGTCGGAGGGGCGCTCCGGGTCCGGGTGCCCACCCGCCGCGGCGAGCGCGAGCTCGAGGCCTGCAACCTCTCCCTGACCGGCGTCTACCTCACCGGGGTGAAGGCGGCGGTGGGGCAGGTGGTCCCCCTCACCCTCACCATCCCCGAGCTCGACGACGAGCTTCGGCTCTCCGGCCGGGTCGTCCGCTGCGACGAGGAGGCCCCGGGCGTGGCCCTGACCTTCTCCCGCATCGGCTGGGAGGACATGCTGGCCATCGCCCGCTTCCTCGCCCCCCGCCTCTAG
- a CDS encoding RND transporter, with translation MPWEFVVVACLTLGLAPFAPPHIVEKLQMLFKGTLKRPIDVFDLLMHGIPWVILIAKAALTLRK, from the coding sequence ATGCCGTGGGAGTTCGTGGTCGTGGCCTGCCTCACCCTGGGGCTCGCCCCCTTCGCGCCCCCCCACATCGTCGAGAAGCTCCAGATGCTCTTCAAGGGCACCCTGAAGCGGCCCATCGACGTCTTCGACCTCCTCATGCACGGCATCCCCTGGGTGATCCTCATCGCCAAGGCCGCCCTCACCCTGCGCAAGTAG
- a CDS encoding PqqD family protein translates to MGALQLESLGPAALGARSIFRWRRLARQRPRITAELRVERISATEVEVSTAAGARLRLNETAREILELCDGERSVRALGASLAGRYEVSLARLRPQVADTLVLLRRAGVVAW, encoded by the coding sequence GTGGGTGCCCTGCAGCTCGAGTCCCTCGGTCCAGCGGCGCTCGGGGCGCGCTCGATCTTTCGCTGGCGGCGCCTCGCCCGGCAGCGGCCACGGATCACCGCGGAGCTGCGCGTCGAGCGGATCTCCGCCACCGAGGTCGAGGTCTCGACCGCCGCGGGCGCCCGCCTGCGGCTCAACGAGACGGCCCGGGAGATCCTCGAGCTCTGCGACGGTGAGCGCAGCGTGCGGGCGCTCGGCGCTTCGCTCGCCGGCCGCTACGAGGTCAGCCTCGCTCGCCTGCGGCCGCAGGTGGCCGACACCCTGGTGCTGCTGCGCCGGGCCGGCGTCGTCGCCTGGTGA